In the genome of Populus alba chromosome 11, ASM523922v2, whole genome shotgun sequence, one region contains:
- the LOC118054813 gene encoding subtilisin-like protease SBT5.6, with the protein MKKLSILFLFLLPLLASCEEKQVYIVYFGEHKGDKALHEIEEFHRSYLYGVKQTEEEATASLLYSYKHSINGFAALLNPDEASKLSELKEVVSVFKSNPGKYSVQTTRSWRFAGLEEEGHNVNHGFGGGKDLLKRAGYGKQVVVGLIDSGVWPESQSFTDEGMGPIPKSWKGICQNGPDFNSSHCNKKIIGARYYIKGFENYYGPLNRTEDSRSPRDKDGHGTHTASTAVGSRVKNAAALGGFARGTATGGAPLAHLAIYKVCWAIPNQEKAEGNTCFEEDMLAAIDDAIGDGVHVMSISIGTREPTPLKEDGIAIGAFHALKKNIVVACSAGNGGPAPSTLSNPSPWVITVGASGVDRAFFGPLVLGNGMKIEGQTVTPYKLDKDCPLVFAADAVASNVPKNVTSQCLPNSLSPRKVRGKIVLCMRGSGMRVAKGMEVKRAGGCGFILGNSQANGNDVIVDAHVLPATSVGYNDAMKILNYIRSTKNPMARIGLARTILQYRPAPVMASFTSRGPNAIHPSILKPDITAPGVNILAAWSGATAPSKLYEDKRLVKYNIISGTSMACPHVAAAAALLRAIHPEWSSAAIRSALMTTAWMKNNMDQPIADQSGNAATPFQFGSGHFRPAKAADPGLVYDASYTDYVLYLCSYGVKNVYPKFKCPAVSPSIYNFNYPSVSLPKLNGTLNITRTVTNVGASSSVYFFSARPPLGFAVKASPSVLFFSHVGQKKSFIITIKAREDSMSKDHNKGEYAFGWYTWSNGHHYVRSPMAVSLV; encoded by the exons ATGAAGAAACTTTCCATCctctttctgtttcttcttcctctcttagCCTCATGCGAGGAGAAGCag GTCTACATAGTGTACTTTGGAGAGCATAAAGGAGACAAAGCATTACATGAAATAGAAGAATTCCATCGCTCATATTTGTATGGAGTGAAACAGACTGAAGAAGAAGCTACAGCCTCTCTTCTTTACAGCTACAAGCACAGCATCAATGGCTTCGCGGCATTGCTAAACCCAGATGAAGCGTCCAAGCTATCAG AGTTGAAAGAGGTGGTGTCAGTCTTTAAAAGCAACCCAGGAAAGTACTCAGTGCAAACAACAAGATCATGGAGATTTGCAGGCTTGGAAGAAGAGGGACATAACGTAAATCATGGCTTCGGCGGGGGCAAAGACCTACTAAAGAGAGCAGGATATGGAAAACAAGTCGTAGTTGGGCTCATAGATAGTG GTGTGTGGCCAGAATCACAAAGCTTCACGGATGAAGGGATGGGACCCATCCCAAAATCATGGAAGGGAATCTGCCAAAATGGACCAGATTTTAACTCATCCCACTGTAATAA GAAAATTATTGGAGCTCGATACTACATCAAGGGTTTTGAAAACTACTATGGACCACTGAATAGGACAGAGGACTCCAGGTCACCACGAGACAAGGACGGCCATGGGACTCATACAGCATCCACCGCTGTTGGAAGCCGGGTAAAAAATGCAGCAGCTTTGGGCGGCTTCGCTCGTGGAACTGCCACGGGTGGGGCTCCGTTAGCTCACCTGGCAATATACAAGGTGTGTTGGGCGATCCCGAACCAAGAAAAGGCTGAAGGCAACACATGTTTCGAGGAAGATATGCTTGCAGCTATTGATGATGCCATTGGTGATGGAGTCCATGTTATGAGCATCTCCATTGGCACCCGAGAACCGACTCCTCTCAAAGAAGATGGTATTGCTATTGGTGCCTTCCAcgctttgaaaaaaaacattgtggtgGCGTGTTCTGCAGGGAATGGAGGCCCTGCCCCATCTACATTGTCAAATCCAAGTCCTTGGGTTATCACAGTAGGTGCTAGCGGCGTGGACCGTGCATTTTTTGGACCCCTTGTGCTAGGAAATGGGATGAAaattgag GGACAAACTGTTACTCCTTACAAGCTGGACAAAGATTGCCCATTAGTGTTTGCAGCAGACGCAGTTGCCTCCAATGTCCCCAAGAACGTAACAAG CCAATGCCTTCCCAATTCTCTTTCACCTAGAAAGGTCAGAGGAAAAATAGTACTGTGCATGAGAGGATCTGGAATGCGAGTTGCCAAAGGAATGGAGGTGAAAAGGGCTGGAGGTTGTGGTTTCATCTTAGGAAATAGCCAAGCAAATGGGAATGATGTAATTGTGGATGCGCATGTTCTTCCAGCAACTTCAGTAGGCTACAATGACGCCATGAAAATTCTCAACTACATCCGCTCCACCAAGAATCCAATGGCTAGAATTGGGCTAGCGAGGACAATTTTACAGTATAGACCAGCACCAGTCATGGCTTCCTTTACCAGTAGAGGTCCAAACGCGATTCATCCTTCCATTCTCAAG CCGGACATAACAGCTCCGGGAGTAAACATATTGGCCGCATGGAGTGGAGCAACAGCCCCATCAAAGTTGTATGAAGACAAGCGATTGGTTAAGTATAACATTATTTCTGGAACTTCGATGGCTTGTCCTCATGTAGCTGCTGCAGCAGCACTTCTCAGAGCAATACACCCTGAATGGAGCAGCGCTGCTATAAGATCCGCCCTCATGACCACCG CCTGGATGAAGAACAACATGGATCAGCCCATAGCCGATCAATCTGGCAACGCTGCGACTCCATTCCAATTTGGTTCAGGGCACTTCCGTCCAGCAAAGGCAGCAGATCCTGGTCTAGTGTACGATGCATCTTACACGGATTACGTGCTCTATCTTTGCAGCTATGGAGTCAAAAACGTTTACCCCAAATTCAAGTGCCCGGCAGTATCACCGTCAATATACAACTTCAACTATCCATCAGTGTCACTTCCTAAGCTCAATGGCACTCTAAACATTACAAGGACTGTCACAAACGTTGGTGCTAGCAGTAGTGTCTACTTCTTTAGTGCCCGGCCACCTTTGGGATTCGCTGTCAAAGCGTCGCcgagtgttttgttttttagtcatGTAGGGCAGAAGAAAAGCTTCATCATAACAATAAAAGCAAGGGAAGATTCCATGTCAAAGGATCACAACAAGGGTGAGTATGCCTTTGGCTGGTACACTTGGTCTAATGGTCACCATTATGTAAGAAGCCCTATGGCAGTATCTTTAGTATAG
- the LOC118054807 gene encoding pentatricopeptide repeat-containing protein At4g18975, chloroplastic isoform X3, with product MMNEVALSSGFLFPSVKISFFQRTARLTSLKPKVTSALCVKCSQKQLKLNSRADENRKVLKKSGKKEHHLWQKRDSAGSGQKALNLVRIVSELPNEKEAVYGALDKWTAWETEFPLIAAAKALKILQQRRQWMRVIQVAKWMLSKGQGATLGTYDTLLLAFDKDDRVDEAKSLWNMIIHTHTRSMSKRLFSRMISLYDHHNMQDEIIEVFADMEELGVRPDEDTVWRVARAFKKLGQEEKRELVLERYQCKWKYIHFNGERVRVKRDRWNEE from the exons ATGATGAATGAAGTAGCTCTCTCCTCTGGATTTTTATTTCCAAGTGTCAAAATTTCATTCTTCCAAAGGACAGCAAGGCTTACTAGCCTCAAACCAAag GTAACAAGTGCTCTTTGTGTCAAATGCTctcaaaaacaactaaaactgAATTCCAGAGCTGATGAGAATAG GAAGGTTCTAAAGAAATCAGGAAAGAAGGAGCACCACTTATGGCAGAAAAGAGATTCAGCTGGATCTGGGCAAAAGGCACTGAATCTTGTTAGAATT GTTTCTGAACTTCCTAATGAGAAAGAGGCTGTTTATGGAGCATTAGATAAATGGACAGCCTGGGAGACAGAGTTTCCATTGATTGCAGCTGCGAAAGCTTTAAAAATATTGCAGCAGAGGAGGCAATGGATGCGTGTAATTCAA GTGGCAAAGTGGATGTTGAGCAAAGGTCAAGGAGCAACACTGGGAACATATGACACCCTTCTACTGGCATTCGATAAGGATGACAGGGTAGATGAGGCTAAATCATTATGGAACATGATTATACATACACATACTCGCTCAATGTCGAAGCGCTTATTTTCAAGGATGATTTCTCTGTATGATCATCATAACATGCAAGATGAGATAATAGAG GTGTTCGCTGACATGGAGGAGTTGGGTGTAAGACCAGATGAAGATACTGTTTGGAGAGTGGCACGTGCCTTCAAGAAATTAGGCCAAGAAGAGAAGCGGGAATTGGTTCTTGAAAGGTACCAGTGTAAATGGAAGTATATCCACTTCAATGGTGAAAGAGTTAGAGTGAAGAGAGATAGATGGAATGAAGAATGA
- the LOC118054807 gene encoding pentatricopeptide repeat-containing protein At4g18975, chloroplastic isoform X1, whose protein sequence is MLASAIDKIMMNEVALSSGFLFPSVKISFFQRTARLTSLKPKVTSALCVKCSQKQLKLNSRADENRKVLKKSGKKEHHLWQKRDSAGSGQKALNLVRIVSELPNEKEAVYGALDKWTAWETEFPLIAAAKALKILQQRRQWMRVIQVAKWMLSKGQGATLGTYDTLLLAFDKDDRVDEAKSLWNMIIHTHTRSMSKRLFSRMISLYDHHNMQDEIIEVFADMEELGVRPDEDTVWRVARAFKKLGQEEKRELVLERYQCKWKYIHFNGERVRVKRDRWNEE, encoded by the exons ATGCTTGCTTCTGCAATTGACAAG ATTATGATGAATGAAGTAGCTCTCTCCTCTGGATTTTTATTTCCAAGTGTCAAAATTTCATTCTTCCAAAGGACAGCAAGGCTTACTAGCCTCAAACCAAag GTAACAAGTGCTCTTTGTGTCAAATGCTctcaaaaacaactaaaactgAATTCCAGAGCTGATGAGAATAG GAAGGTTCTAAAGAAATCAGGAAAGAAGGAGCACCACTTATGGCAGAAAAGAGATTCAGCTGGATCTGGGCAAAAGGCACTGAATCTTGTTAGAATT GTTTCTGAACTTCCTAATGAGAAAGAGGCTGTTTATGGAGCATTAGATAAATGGACAGCCTGGGAGACAGAGTTTCCATTGATTGCAGCTGCGAAAGCTTTAAAAATATTGCAGCAGAGGAGGCAATGGATGCGTGTAATTCAA GTGGCAAAGTGGATGTTGAGCAAAGGTCAAGGAGCAACACTGGGAACATATGACACCCTTCTACTGGCATTCGATAAGGATGACAGGGTAGATGAGGCTAAATCATTATGGAACATGATTATACATACACATACTCGCTCAATGTCGAAGCGCTTATTTTCAAGGATGATTTCTCTGTATGATCATCATAACATGCAAGATGAGATAATAGAG GTGTTCGCTGACATGGAGGAGTTGGGTGTAAGACCAGATGAAGATACTGTTTGGAGAGTGGCACGTGCCTTCAAGAAATTAGGCCAAGAAGAGAAGCGGGAATTGGTTCTTGAAAGGTACCAGTGTAAATGGAAGTATATCCACTTCAATGGTGAAAGAGTTAGAGTGAAGAGAGATAGATGGAATGAAGAATGA
- the LOC118054807 gene encoding pentatricopeptide repeat-containing protein At4g18975, chloroplastic isoform X2 translates to MGYLRQYKIMMNEVALSSGFLFPSVKISFFQRTARLTSLKPKVTSALCVKCSQKQLKLNSRADENRKVLKKSGKKEHHLWQKRDSAGSGQKALNLVRIVSELPNEKEAVYGALDKWTAWETEFPLIAAAKALKILQQRRQWMRVIQVAKWMLSKGQGATLGTYDTLLLAFDKDDRVDEAKSLWNMIIHTHTRSMSKRLFSRMISLYDHHNMQDEIIEVFADMEELGVRPDEDTVWRVARAFKKLGQEEKRELVLERYQCKWKYIHFNGERVRVKRDRWNEE, encoded by the exons ATGGGATATTTGAGGCAGTATAAG ATTATGATGAATGAAGTAGCTCTCTCCTCTGGATTTTTATTTCCAAGTGTCAAAATTTCATTCTTCCAAAGGACAGCAAGGCTTACTAGCCTCAAACCAAag GTAACAAGTGCTCTTTGTGTCAAATGCTctcaaaaacaactaaaactgAATTCCAGAGCTGATGAGAATAG GAAGGTTCTAAAGAAATCAGGAAAGAAGGAGCACCACTTATGGCAGAAAAGAGATTCAGCTGGATCTGGGCAAAAGGCACTGAATCTTGTTAGAATT GTTTCTGAACTTCCTAATGAGAAAGAGGCTGTTTATGGAGCATTAGATAAATGGACAGCCTGGGAGACAGAGTTTCCATTGATTGCAGCTGCGAAAGCTTTAAAAATATTGCAGCAGAGGAGGCAATGGATGCGTGTAATTCAA GTGGCAAAGTGGATGTTGAGCAAAGGTCAAGGAGCAACACTGGGAACATATGACACCCTTCTACTGGCATTCGATAAGGATGACAGGGTAGATGAGGCTAAATCATTATGGAACATGATTATACATACACATACTCGCTCAATGTCGAAGCGCTTATTTTCAAGGATGATTTCTCTGTATGATCATCATAACATGCAAGATGAGATAATAGAG GTGTTCGCTGACATGGAGGAGTTGGGTGTAAGACCAGATGAAGATACTGTTTGGAGAGTGGCACGTGCCTTCAAGAAATTAGGCCAAGAAGAGAAGCGGGAATTGGTTCTTGAAAGGTACCAGTGTAAATGGAAGTATATCCACTTCAATGGTGAAAGAGTTAGAGTGAAGAGAGATAGATGGAATGAAGAATGA